The following are encoded in a window of Rosa chinensis cultivar Old Blush chromosome 4, RchiOBHm-V2, whole genome shotgun sequence genomic DNA:
- the LOC112198262 gene encoding aspartyl protease family protein At5g10770 has protein sequence MATSISCTSSSFLIMRYFISLFVLLGLNLWSLDRGFALAEGTSKRHLLHPKNTHIVNLHSLLPANTCSPSTRGNKRKATLEVVHKHGPCSHLPQNKGTTMNHTQILEQDQARVNSINSRTSKKLNGVEDLSQSEATSLPAQLASSQGAGNYIVRVGLGTPTKQLSLEFDTGSYFTWTQCQPCAVSCYPQNDTIFDPASSTSYANVSCNNAKCVELGASTKYNSCLRGTCLYRMLYGDEYHNSYTIGLLAKDKLTLTSNDVFDGFLFGCGEENVRFIGPSAGLLGLSRNNFSIIEQTAQKYGRFFSYCLPPTASSTGYLSFGSPGRASSAAVRYTRLTTLSLSSSYYGLDVVGINVNGQKLSIPPSVFSSPGTIIDSGTVISRLGSTAYSALRDAFKAAMKSYPAAAPDELLDTCYDLSGYSTVTYPKIAFVFGGGVTLDLDETGIVYFLNGLKQVCLAFAGYDDDKHIAIFGNTQQKNMEVLYDVAGGRVGFAPGGC, from the exons TCCTCATTATGAGGTATTTCATCAGTTTGTTCGTACTTCTTGGCCTGAATTTGTGGTCTTTGGACAGGGGCTTTGCCTTGGCAGAAGGAACTTCAAAAAGGCACCTCCTTCATCCAAAAAACACACACATAGTTAATCTCCACTCTCTACTGCCAGCAAACACCTGCAGCCCCTCCACCAGAG GTAACAAAAGGAAGGCAACTCTTGAAGTGGTACACAAGCATGGGCCTTGCTCTCATCTTCCTCAAAACAAAGGTACTACGATGAATCACACTCAAATTCTGGAACAAGACCAAGCGCGAGTCAACTCAATCAACTCCCGGACTTCCAAGAAACTGAACGGCGTCGAGGATCTAAGCCAATCGGAGGCCACGTCACTCCCGGCCCAGTTGGCTAGCAGCCAAGGTGCAGGCAACTACATAGTGAGGGTGGGATTAGGCACACCTACAAAACAACTTTCGCTCGAATTTGACACCGGAAGCTACTTCACTTGGACTCAATGTCAACCTTGTGCTGTCTCTTGCTACCCACAAAATGATACCATTTTCGACCCCGCCTCCTCCACCTCGTATGCCAACGTTTCTTGTAACAACGCAAAGTGCGTCGAACTCGGCGCATCTACAA AATACAACTCTTGCTTACGAGGCACATGCTTATACCGTATGTTGTACGGAGATGAGTACCATAACTCGTACACCATTGGACTTTTGGCCAAAGACAAGCTGACCTTAACTTCAAACGACGTGTTTGATGGATTCCTCTTTGGCTGCGGCGAAGAAAATGTACGCTTCATTGGTCCCTCGGCCGGTTTACTTGGCCTCTCCCGCAACAACTTCTCCATAATCGAACAAACAGCGCAGAAGTACGGCCGCTTCTTTTCCTACTGTTTGCCACCGACAGCAAGCTCCACCGGTTACCTCAGCTTCGGCTCACCCGGTCGAGCTTCCAGTGCCGCCGTAAGATACACGCGGCTCACTACTTTATCCTTGAGTTCATCGTATTACGGCCTTGACGTGGTTGGCATTAATGTGAACGGACAAAAGCTATCCATTCCGCCTTCTGTGTTTTCGTCCCCGGGAACTATCATCGACTCCGGTACCGTAATATCAAGGCTTGGGTCCACCGCCTACAGCGCTTTGCGTGACGCCTTTAAGGCAGCGATGAAAAGCTATCCGGCAGCGGCGCCGGATGAGCTCCTCGATACATGCTACGACCTCAGTGGCTATTCAACGGTGACTTATCCGAAAATAGCGTTTGTGTTTGGCGGTGGGGTTACGTTGGATTTGGATGAAACCGGAATTGTCTACTTTCTCAACGGTTTGAAGCAGGTTTGCTTGGCTTTTGCTGGGTATGATGATGATAAACACATTGCGATTTTTGGGAATACTCAACAGAAGAACATGGAGGTGTTGTATGACGTTGCCGGAGGAAGAGTCGGATTTGCTCCTGGTGGTTGCTGA
- the LOC112198974 gene encoding zinc finger MYM-type protein 1-like gives MHSRLLHFSQRGLRLLDSPVRLSLSQGRIYFSSSSPVRLQFSSSSLTSLRGGSTSLTQLLSLFNLGNEFNDNPWLEYSIALDRAYCFPCFLFDTKDSHYPAFTVDGFKAWKRVSGGDNVLTKHVGGLNSPHHAAMQKWDLLRNPTKQIETVFRSKSSKDIEDNRLRLKASIESVRMLANQGAPFRGHDETENSLNAGYFREVIKSFSRMSVEVERVVLGNAPGNAKYISPSIQKQLLNILGNKVRNKIREEVGDSKYCILVDEAVDTSSKEQMAIILRFVDCQGFIRERFFKIVSVPNTTSQTLKDEISKVLTMYNLQMRNMRGQGYDGASNMRGIYNGLQALFLQECPYAYYVHCFAHRLQLTLNATAKGVYEIWQFFQL, from the exons ATGCATTCTCGGCTTCTCCACTTCTCTCAGAGAGGACTTCGACTTCTCGATTCTCCAGTtcgtctctcactctctcagggGCGGATCTACTTCTCGAGCTCTAGTCCAGTTCGTCTCCAGTTCTCCAGTTCGTCTCTCACTTCTCTTAGGGGCGGATCTACTTCTCTTACTCAGTTACTCTCCCTCTTCAATTTGGGCAATGAATTCAAT GACAATCCATGGCTTGAATATTCAATTGCTCTTGATAGGGCGTATTGCTTCCCTTGTTTTCTATTTGACACTAAAGATTCTCACTATCCAGCATTCACCGTTGATGGGTTTAAGGCTTGGAAGAGGGTTTCTGGTGGTGATAATGTGTTGACGAAGCATGTAGGAGGCCTTAATTCTCCCCATCATGCTGCAATGCAAAAATGGGATTTATTAAGAAATCCTACCAAACAAATTGAAACAGTTTTTCGGTCAAAATCTAGTAAGGATATAGAGGACAATCGATTGAGGCTTAAGGCTTCAATAGAAAGTGTAAGAATGCTAGCTAATCAAGGAGCTCCTTTTAGAGGCCATGATGAAACTGAAAACTCATTGAATGCGGGATATTTTAGAGAAGTCATAAAATCTTTTTCAAGAATGAGTGTAGAGGTTGAGAGAGTTGTTTTGGGAAATGCTCCCGGAAATGCCAAGTACATTAGTCCATCAATTCAAAAGCAGCTTCTAAATATTCTTGGTAATAAAGTGAGGAACAAGATACGTGAAGAAGTTGGAGATTCCAAATATTGTATTCTTGTTGATGAAGCAGTAGATACATCTAGTAAGGAACAAATGGCCATTATTTTGAGGTTTGTTGATTGTCAAGGTTTTATTCGAGAACGATTTTTTAAGATTGTGAGTGTTCCTAACACTACCTCACAAACTCTTAAAGATGAGATTTCTAAAGTACTTACTATGTACAATCTTCAAATGAGAAATATGCGCGGTCAAGGATATGATGGTGCTAGCAATATGAGAGGTATTTATAATGGGTTACAAGCATTGTTTCTTCAAGAGTGTCCTTATGCTTATTATGTGCATTGTTTTGCTCACCGCTTGCAATTGACATTGAATGCTACAGCTAAAGGGGTGTATGAGATTTGGCAATTTTTTCAACTTTAA
- the LOC112196406 gene encoding aspartyl protease family protein At5g10770 — MAAISPSSSSSSSTPIMRYFTGLSLILSLTLCSLDKGFALAEGDSKERLLHQQYTHTVDLRSLLPATTCSPSTRGNKRMASLEVVHKHGPCSHLPQLKATAMNHTLILEQDQARVNSLNSRISKRLNGNEDLSQSEATTVPARWASSQNAGNYMVTVGLGTPKKQLSLVFDTGSDLTWTQCQPCSEFCYPQEEPIFDPSASSSYTNVSCNSTECVQLRTSTESDKCLGDTCPYSVTYGDSSYTTGYFATDKLTLTPNDVFVGFFFGCGQENVGFYDGSAGLLGLSLNKFSIVEQTAQKYSRFFSYCLPPTASSTGYLSFGAPSGASNAAVKYTRITNLSSSLELYCLDLVGINVNGQKLSIPASVFSSPGTIIDSGTVISRLPPTAYTALRDAFRAAMISYPLVPGPEKLLDTCYDLSGYPTVTYPKIEFVFGDGVTLELDATGIVYIFDGSNKQVCLAFAGNDNDIAIFGNTQQKNMEVLYDVAGGRVGFAPGGC; from the exons ATGGCAGCTATTAGTCctagctcctcctcctcctcttccaccCCCATTATGAGGTATTTCACCGGTTTGTCTCTAATTCTAAGCCTGACTCTGTGTTCTTTGGACAAGGGCTTTGCGTTAGCAGAAGGAGATTCAAAAGAACGTCTCCTTCATCAACAATACACCCACACAGTTGATCTCCGATCTCTACTGCCAGCAACCACCTGCAGCCCCTCCACCAGAG GTAATAAAAGGATGGCATCTCTTGAAGTGGTACACAAGCATGGGCCATGCTCTCATCTTCCTCAACTCAAAGCGACTGCTATGAATCACACTTTAATTCTCGAGCAAGACCAAGCGCGAGTCAACTCACTCAACTCCCGGATTTCCAAGAGATTGAACGGCAATGAGGATCTAAGCCAATCGGAGGCCACCACCGTTCCGGCCCGGTGGGCAAGCAGCCAAAATGCAGGCAACTACATGGTGACGGTGGGATTGGGCACACCTAAAAAACAACTTTCCCTCGTATTTGACACCGGAAGCGACCTCACTTGGACTCAATGCCAACCTTGTTCTGAATTTTGCTACCCACAAGAGGAGCCCATTTTCGATCCTTCGGCCTCTTCCTCATATACCAACGTTTCCTGTAACAGCACAGAGTGCGTCCAACTCAGGACATCTACGG AATCTGACAAATGCTTAGGAGACACATGCCCATATTCCGTGACGTACGGAGACTCATCTTACACTACTGGATATTTCGCCACAGACAAGTTGACCTTAACTCCTAACGACGTGTTCGTTGGGTTCTTCTTCGGCTGCGGCCAAGAAAACGTAGGTTTCTACGACGGCTCGGCCGGTTTACTTGGTCTCTCCCTCAACAAGTTCTCCATCGTCGAACAAACCGCACAAAAGTACAGCCGCTTCTTCTCCTACTGTCTGCCACCAACCGCAAGCTCCACCGGTTACCTCAGCTTCGGCGCACCCAGTGGAGCTTCCAATGCTGCCGTCAAATACACGCGAATCACTAACTTATCCTCGAGCTTAGAGCTTTACTGCCTAGACCTGGTTGGCATCAATGTGAATGGACAAAAGCTCTCAATTCCTGCTTCGGTGTTTTCGTCGCCAGGGACGATCATCGACTCCGGGACCGTCATATCGCGGCTGCCGCCCACCGCGTATACCGCTTTGCGGGACGCGTTTCGGGCAGCGATGATAAGCTATCCGTTAGTTCCGGGGCCGGAAAAGCTCCTAGATACATGCTACGACCTTAGTGGCTATCCAACGGTGACGTATCCGAAAATAGAATTTGTGTTCGGCGACGGGGTTACGTTGGAATTGGACGCAACCGGCATTGTCTACATTTTCGACGGTTCGAATAAGCAGGTTTGCTTGGCTTTTGCTGGGAACGATAACGACATTGCGATTTTCGGGAATACTCAGCAGAAGAATATGGAGGTGTTGTATGACGTTGCCGGAGGGAGAGTTGGATTTGCTCCCGGCGGTTGCTGA